From a region of the Agromyces ramosus genome:
- a CDS encoding ABC transporter permease, translated as MTATASETRATRTYTAHAQPAWRRALLTRETAVIVLLMIVIAVALAVVPNFDSPLTVTYLLRDIAPILLIALPMTLIIITEEIDLSVASIVGLSSVMTGILTEAGWPFAVAAITAVLVGAVAGAINGFLITVVGLPSLAVTIGTLALFRGIAVGLLGTTAITEFPEFWTDLAKDNIPGTPIPGIMIPFMVLAVAFGVLLHFTPFGRSLYAIGLNKEAAAFSGIDVGRTKFLLFLMSGTVSGFAGVYFTLLYSNARGDNATGMELSVIAAVLLGGVSIFGGRGALHGVIAGVLLIGILGSALRLAGITSDIINVITGVLLVLSVVSASLLAWLRRRRISAIGKKKGRSATPVESP; from the coding sequence ATGACCGCCACGGCATCCGAGACCCGCGCCACGCGCACCTACACCGCACACGCCCAGCCGGCGTGGCGGCGCGCGCTCCTCACTCGCGAGACCGCCGTGATCGTCCTGCTCATGATCGTGATCGCGGTCGCCCTCGCAGTCGTGCCGAACTTCGACAGCCCCCTCACGGTCACGTACCTGCTCCGTGACATCGCACCCATCCTGCTGATCGCGCTGCCGATGACGCTCATCATCATCACCGAGGAGATCGATCTCTCGGTAGCGAGCATCGTCGGACTCAGCAGCGTGATGACCGGCATCCTGACGGAGGCCGGATGGCCCTTCGCCGTCGCCGCGATCACGGCGGTGCTCGTCGGCGCCGTCGCCGGCGCCATCAACGGGTTCCTCATCACGGTCGTCGGGCTCCCGTCGCTCGCCGTGACGATCGGCACGCTCGCGCTCTTCCGCGGCATCGCGGTGGGCCTGCTCGGCACCACGGCGATCACCGAGTTCCCCGAGTTCTGGACCGACCTCGCGAAGGACAACATCCCGGGCACCCCGATCCCGGGGATCATGATCCCGTTCATGGTGCTCGCGGTCGCGTTCGGGGTGCTGCTGCACTTCACCCCGTTCGGGCGCTCGCTCTACGCCATCGGCCTCAACAAGGAGGCGGCCGCGTTCTCGGGCATCGACGTGGGGCGCACCAAGTTCCTGCTGTTCTTGATGAGCGGCACGGTCTCCGGCTTCGCGGGGGTCTACTTCACCCTCCTGTACAGCAACGCCCGTGGTGACAACGCCACCGGCATGGAGCTGTCGGTGATCGCGGCGGTGCTCCTCGGCGGCGTCTCGATCTTCGGCGGACGAGGGGCGCTGCATGGCGTCATCGCCGGTGTGCTGCTCATCGGGATCCTGGGCAGCGCGCTGCGTCTGGCCGGCATCACGTCGGACATCATCAACGTCATCACCGGAGTGCTGCTCGTGCTCTCGGTGGTGTCGGCAAGCTTGCTGGCCTGGCTCCGCCGGAGGCGGATCTCGGCCATCGGGAAGAAGAAGGGGCGCAGTGCGACGCCAGTCGAATCGCCCTGA
- the rhaS gene encoding rhamnose ABC transporter substrate-binding protein: MFSHDRKRRPLGVGLTALAISAALALTGCAANGGGDGGDGEGDGDGGNLAITFLPKNLGNPYFDTSNAGGEEAIEEFGGTYAEVGPSEASPTSQVSFIQTAAQQGVGGLVVSANDPEAICDALNEARDAGVKVVTFDSDTNPECRDLFINQATAEGIAKSQVDLIAEQIGDEGQIAILSASANATNQNAWIELMEEDLAANHPNIELVETVYGDDDDQTSFDKTAALLQTYPELKGIISPTTVGIAAAARYLSTSEYKGQVALTGLGTPNQMREYVEDGTVTAFALWNPADLGYLAAFATKALIEGEITGEEGDSFDAGKLGEYEVGADGVVLLGDPFVFDAENIGDFDF, from the coding sequence ATGTTCAGCCATGATCGAAAGCGCCGCCCCCTGGGTGTCGGCCTCACGGCACTCGCCATCAGCGCCGCACTCGCCCTCACGGGCTGCGCGGCCAACGGCGGGGGTGACGGCGGCGACGGAGAGGGCGACGGCGACGGCGGCAACCTCGCCATCACCTTCCTGCCGAAGAACCTCGGCAATCCGTACTTCGACACTTCCAACGCCGGCGGCGAGGAGGCCATCGAGGAGTTCGGCGGCACGTACGCCGAGGTCGGCCCCTCTGAGGCCAGCCCGACGTCGCAGGTGAGCTTCATCCAGACCGCCGCCCAGCAGGGGGTCGGAGGGCTCGTCGTCTCGGCGAACGACCCCGAGGCGATCTGCGACGCGCTCAACGAGGCACGCGATGCGGGCGTGAAGGTCGTCACCTTCGACTCCGACACCAACCCCGAGTGCCGCGACCTGTTCATCAACCAGGCGACGGCGGAGGGCATCGCCAAGTCGCAGGTCGACCTGATCGCCGAGCAGATCGGCGACGAGGGCCAGATCGCGATCCTCTCGGCATCCGCCAACGCGACGAACCAGAACGCCTGGATCGAGCTCATGGAGGAGGACCTCGCAGCGAACCACCCGAACATCGAGCTCGTCGAGACCGTCTACGGCGACGATGACGACCAGACCTCGTTCGACAAGACCGCTGCCCTCCTGCAGACCTACCCGGAGCTGAAGGGCATCATCTCGCCGACGACGGTCGGCATCGCGGCCGCTGCGCGCTACCTCTCGACGTCGGAGTACAAGGGACAGGTCGCACTGACCGGACTCGGGACCCCGAACCAGATGCGCGAGTACGTCGAGGACGGCACCGTCACGGCGTTCGCCCTGTGGAACCCGGCCGACCTGGGCTACCTCGCCGCGTTCGCGACGAAGGCGCTCATCGAGGGTGAGATCACCGGCGAGGAAGGCGACTCGTTCGACGCCGGAAAGCTCGGCGAGTACGAGGTCGGCGCCGACGGCGTCGTGCTCCTCGGCGACCCGTTCGTCTTCGACGCGGAGAACATCGGGGACTTCGACTTCTAG
- a CDS encoding MFS transporter gives MFRSLAHRNYRIWFIGALVSNVGAWMQATAQNWVVLTELTDNDAFAVGITMALQFAPQLLLVPITGLIADRFDRRKILMVTQSALMLLGLALGLLLILGHAELWHLYGFALALGLVNAVDNPARQTFVSDLVSSSDMSNAVALNSASFNTARMIGPAVAGFLIVLVGSGWVFVINAVTFLGVLIALAMLRGRQLQRMPRAPRARGQFVAGFRYVSRRPDLMIVFVIVFLIGAFGMNFPIFSSTMAVEFGRGAGEYGLLSSILAIGSLTGALLAARRERARMRIIILASGFFGVAALTAAFMPTYWTFAASTMLIGFAAVTLLTTANGYVQTTTEPELRGRVMALYMAILVGGTPIGAPVVGAVADGMGPRWALGLAAVVAAVAALIGLGWLVFARGMHLARHPRFTWRPVVRFADAPTAAIAVVATRPVHVVRDRRSDGELVPAVPNDRLVPADFSEQVALTSPIALPKPEHREGAASATRRPGSTPMTGPLPRQVASS, from the coding sequence ATGTTCCGATCCCTCGCCCACCGCAACTACCGCATCTGGTTCATCGGGGCCCTCGTCTCCAACGTGGGCGCCTGGATGCAGGCCACCGCCCAGAACTGGGTCGTGCTCACCGAGCTGACCGACAACGACGCCTTCGCCGTCGGCATCACCATGGCCCTGCAGTTCGCGCCGCAGCTGCTGCTCGTGCCCATCACCGGCCTGATCGCCGATCGCTTCGATCGCCGCAAGATCCTCATGGTCACGCAGAGCGCCCTCATGCTGCTCGGCCTTGCGCTCGGCCTCCTGCTCATCCTCGGCCACGCCGAGCTGTGGCACCTCTACGGCTTCGCCCTCGCGCTCGGCCTCGTGAACGCCGTCGACAACCCGGCCCGGCAGACGTTCGTCTCCGACCTCGTGTCGAGCTCCGACATGTCGAACGCCGTCGCCCTGAACTCGGCCTCGTTCAACACCGCCCGCATGATCGGCCCCGCCGTCGCCGGCTTCCTCATCGTGCTCGTCGGCTCGGGCTGGGTGTTCGTCATCAACGCGGTGACCTTCCTCGGCGTGCTCATCGCGCTCGCCATGCTGCGAGGCAGGCAATTGCAGCGGATGCCCCGAGCCCCACGTGCCCGCGGCCAGTTCGTCGCCGGCTTCCGCTACGTCAGCCGCCGCCCCGACCTCATGATCGTGTTCGTCATCGTGTTCCTCATCGGTGCGTTCGGCATGAACTTCCCGATCTTCTCCTCGACGATGGCGGTCGAGTTCGGCCGCGGCGCCGGCGAGTACGGCCTGCTCTCGTCGATCCTCGCGATCGGCTCGCTCACCGGTGCGCTGCTCGCCGCCCGCCGCGAGCGGGCGCGCATGCGCATCATCATCCTCGCCTCGGGGTTCTTCGGCGTCGCCGCGCTCACCGCCGCGTTCATGCCGACGTACTGGACCTTCGCCGCCTCGACGATGCTCATCGGGTTCGCTGCGGTGACCCTGCTCACCACCGCGAACGGCTACGTGCAGACCACGACCGAGCCTGAGCTGCGCGGCCGCGTGATGGCGCTGTACATGGCGATCCTGGTCGGCGGCACGCCGATCGGCGCGCCCGTCGTGGGCGCCGTCGCCGACGGCATGGGCCCGCGCTGGGCGCTCGGGCTCGCGGCCGTCGTCGCAGCGGTCGCCGCGCTCATCGGCCTCGGCTGGCTCGTGTTCGCCCGGGGAATGCACCTCGCGCGGCATCCGCGATTCACGTGGCGGCCGGTCGTGCGATTCGCGGATGCCCCGACCGCGGCCATCGCCGTCGTCGCCACGCGGCCCGTGCACGTCGTGCGGGACCGTCGCAGCGACGGCGAGCTGGTGCCGGCCGTGCCGAACGATCGCCTCGTGCCCGCCGACTTCTCGGAGCAGGTCGCGCTCACCTCGCCGATCGCGCTGCCGAAGCCCGAGCACCGTGAGGGCGCGGCGTCCGCGACCCGCCGCCCGGGCAGCACGCCGATGACCGGGCCGCTCCCGCGTCAGGTCGCCTCGAGCTGA
- a CDS encoding MarR family winged helix-turn-helix transcriptional regulator, with amino-acid sequence MATIAEQSTELRLATFRLARRIRAQKADQGLSDGQFAVLGVLYREGARTLTQLAEAERVSAPSMNRTVDCLEESGYLVRTADEVDRRKSNITLTDDGRDVVKATISKRDAWLTTRLRELSKEDRATLARAAELMGGFATQ; translated from the coding sequence ATGGCCACGATCGCAGAGCAGAGCACCGAGCTCCGTCTCGCGACCTTCCGGCTGGCCCGCCGCATCCGCGCGCAGAAGGCCGATCAGGGCCTCTCCGACGGGCAGTTCGCCGTGCTCGGCGTGCTCTATCGCGAGGGCGCCCGCACGCTCACCCAGCTCGCCGAGGCCGAGCGGGTCTCCGCGCCGTCGATGAACCGCACCGTCGACTGCCTCGAAGAGAGCGGCTACCTCGTGCGCACGGCCGACGAGGTCGATCGCCGCAAGAGCAACATCACCCTCACCGACGACGGGCGCGACGTCGTGAAGGCGACCATCTCCAAGCGCGACGCGTGGCTCACCACGCGCCTCCGCGAGCTGTCGAAGGAGGACCGCGCCACCCTCGCCCGAGCCGCAGAACTGATGGGAGGTTTCGCAACCCAGTGA
- a CDS encoding NPCBM/NEW2 domain-containing protein — protein sequence MNHHRTPPAPRLVRTCAIGVAAVLSMVGVGVTPAFASTHAAPATPATASAAGSTATTTPIPVKQVNPEVPVDGAGVTLGAITDVAVDGDQVTLTAEHGAMRATFLDASTFRLEADPSGEFTDPANTPEGDPARTADIVVGTETFDGASVSLTEGDVITIATGDIILAVERATGRVSAARADGTPIWSETAPVTFGSSSTTQHLAAVDGEQFIGGGMQNGRSVHTGATVNIARNFDWDDDGYPNAVPYYMSSSGYGVLRNTFARGSYDFAAHTTTHEERRFDAYYFVGDYKQSLESYTQLTGRPMMPPVYALEYGDADCYNRSNPGYSSSGFGDPENTKQRTPQALNVAKQFVQHDMPAGWMLVNDGYGCEYQELPATVEAIAEQTGLQTGLWTQRSLTNQEYEVGEAGIRLRKLDVAWVGSGYRQALTGCEAAHGGIEQYSDARGTSLMVEGWAGSQRCGMQWTGDHSGNLDAVRWQVSALTGAGNSGLAFTTGDVDGIFGGSTESYVRDLQWKAFAPALYSMSGWARTDKRPWLYGAEATEINRAYLQLRQRLMPYIYTLAAESHRTGVPMMRSIALEYPDDPGAYSAEANTEFLLGSDYLVAPVFTDSDVRNGIYLPAGTQWVDYWTGALHEGGQVLNGHPAPLDKLPIFVRAGALVPQGITARNASLVPEDAPITLSVYPQGESEFTLYEDDEVTRAYAEGEHSAQVLAVDAPKAGKQGTVKIELGEREGDYDGKAEARPYLVEAHTGSEPKLVKLGNRTLPRVDEVTELEASGGWTYLPEQAGGVVVIATGAIASDTSARLTLTDTSGVGGQEADAAAASVTVELPDRVFQGEQATVTATFTNTGTKAKDDVVLTPTAPEGWALVSASGDQVGTVKKGDSATAEFVFEVTDAAAADLQTVTVTAAYESGSQPRSVSGANQLYVAYGSLAGAYNAVSITDRATAAAGNFDGGGASFAAEALATAGATPGGTVTVGTGDAAIAYRWPEPVGAPNSVAPAGQTIALGGQGTHLAILASAASGSGVNPELTLTYTDGTVSKQSVFFPNWLPQASGLGGATVAIKSLGRNSATNPNVYEYPTYTYQVYSNLVRLNPAKELASVLLPTESRLKIFDWKVVSQPLPPAPTASAWASDLPWLSATNGWGVIGKDVANKDAANSPDLPLKVNYVDPATGQSPVYAKGLGVHAQSKITYFVGGACSAFTAQVGLEYGFGGNVIFKVDADGANRYQSRTFTPGFAPESVSVDLTGVQYVDLIVEAPGSINGAHGVWGDARFTCE from the coding sequence ATGAATCATCACCGAACACCCCCAGCGCCGCGCCTCGTGCGCACGTGCGCCATCGGGGTCGCGGCCGTCCTCTCGATGGTGGGCGTGGGCGTCACGCCGGCCTTCGCGTCGACGCATGCCGCGCCGGCGACCCCGGCGACCGCGAGCGCCGCCGGCTCCACGGCGACGACCACGCCCATCCCCGTCAAGCAGGTCAACCCCGAGGTACCCGTCGATGGCGCCGGGGTCACCCTGGGCGCGATCACCGACGTGGCCGTCGACGGCGACCAGGTCACCCTCACGGCCGAGCACGGCGCGATGCGAGCCACATTCCTCGACGCGAGCACCTTCCGGCTCGAAGCCGACCCGAGCGGCGAGTTCACCGACCCCGCGAACACCCCGGAGGGCGACCCCGCCCGCACCGCCGACATCGTCGTCGGCACCGAGACGTTCGACGGCGCGTCCGTCAGCCTCACCGAGGGCGACGTCATCACGATCGCGACCGGCGACATCATCCTCGCCGTCGAGCGTGCGACGGGCCGTGTCAGCGCCGCCCGCGCCGACGGCACGCCCATCTGGTCGGAGACCGCTCCCGTGACGTTCGGCTCGAGCTCGACCACGCAGCACCTCGCCGCGGTGGACGGCGAGCAGTTCATCGGCGGCGGCATGCAGAACGGCCGGTCGGTGCACACCGGAGCGACGGTGAACATCGCGAGGAACTTCGACTGGGACGACGACGGCTACCCGAACGCGGTGCCGTATTACATGTCGTCGAGCGGGTACGGCGTGCTCCGCAACACCTTCGCCCGAGGCAGTTACGACTTCGCCGCCCATACGACGACCCACGAGGAACGGCGCTTCGACGCGTACTACTTCGTCGGCGACTACAAGCAGTCGCTCGAGTCGTACACCCAGCTCACGGGCCGGCCGATGATGCCGCCGGTGTACGCGCTCGAGTACGGCGACGCCGACTGCTACAACCGGTCGAACCCGGGCTACAGCTCGTCGGGCTTCGGCGATCCCGAGAACACGAAGCAGCGCACGCCGCAGGCCCTGAACGTCGCGAAGCAGTTCGTCCAGCACGACATGCCCGCGGGCTGGATGCTCGTGAACGACGGGTACGGATGCGAGTACCAGGAGCTTCCCGCGACGGTCGAGGCGATCGCCGAGCAGACCGGCCTGCAGACGGGGCTCTGGACGCAGCGCTCGCTCACGAACCAGGAGTACGAGGTCGGCGAGGCCGGCATCCGGCTCCGCAAGCTCGACGTGGCGTGGGTCGGCTCGGGATACCGGCAGGCGCTCACCGGCTGCGAGGCCGCCCACGGTGGCATCGAGCAGTACTCCGACGCCCGTGGCACCTCCCTCATGGTCGAGGGCTGGGCGGGATCGCAGCGCTGCGGCATGCAGTGGACGGGCGATCACTCCGGCAACCTCGATGCCGTGCGCTGGCAGGTCTCGGCGCTGACCGGCGCCGGCAACTCGGGGCTCGCCTTCACGACCGGCGACGTCGACGGCATCTTCGGCGGCTCGACCGAGAGCTACGTGCGCGACCTGCAGTGGAAGGCGTTCGCACCAGCGCTGTACTCGATGAGCGGCTGGGCGAGAACCGACAAGCGCCCGTGGCTCTACGGCGCGGAGGCGACCGAGATCAACCGTGCCTACCTCCAGCTGCGCCAGCGACTGATGCCCTACATCTACACGCTCGCAGCGGAATCGCACCGCACGGGCGTCCCGATGATGCGCTCGATCGCGCTCGAGTACCCGGATGACCCCGGCGCGTACAGCGCCGAGGCGAACACCGAGTTCCTGCTCGGCAGCGACTACCTCGTCGCCCCGGTGTTCACCGATTCCGACGTGCGCAACGGCATCTACCTGCCCGCCGGCACGCAATGGGTCGACTACTGGACGGGGGCACTGCACGAAGGCGGACAGGTGCTGAACGGACATCCGGCACCCCTCGACAAGCTGCCGATCTTCGTGCGGGCCGGAGCACTGGTGCCGCAGGGCATCACGGCGCGCAACGCCTCGCTCGTTCCCGAGGACGCCCCGATCACCCTCTCGGTCTACCCCCAGGGCGAGTCGGAGTTCACGCTGTACGAGGACGACGAGGTCACCCGCGCCTACGCCGAGGGCGAGCACAGTGCCCAGGTCCTCGCGGTCGACGCACCGAAGGCCGGCAAGCAGGGCACGGTGAAGATCGAGCTCGGCGAGCGGGAGGGCGACTACGACGGCAAGGCCGAGGCTCGGCCATACCTGGTGGAGGCGCACACCGGCTCGGAGCCCAAGCTCGTGAAGCTCGGCAATCGCACGCTCCCCCGCGTCGATGAGGTGACCGAGCTCGAAGCCTCCGGCGGTTGGACCTACCTGCCCGAGCAGGCTGGCGGCGTGGTCGTCATCGCGACCGGCGCGATCGCGTCCGACACGTCGGCACGCCTCACCCTCACCGACACGAGCGGCGTCGGCGGACAGGAAGCGGATGCCGCCGCGGCATCCGTCACCGTCGAACTCCCCGACCGCGTCTTCCAGGGCGAGCAGGCGACGGTCACCGCGACGTTCACGAACACCGGTACGAAGGCCAAGGACGACGTCGTGCTCACGCCGACCGCACCCGAGGGCTGGGCGCTCGTGTCGGCGTCGGGCGACCAGGTGGGCACGGTGAAGAAGGGCGATTCGGCGACCGCCGAGTTCGTCTTCGAGGTCACGGATGCCGCCGCCGCCGACCTGCAGACCGTAACCGTCACCGCGGCCTACGAGTCCGGCTCGCAGCCGCGATCGGTCTCGGGCGCGAACCAGTTGTACGTCGCCTACGGCTCGCTCGCGGGAGCGTACAACGCCGTGTCGATCACCGATCGAGCGACGGCGGCGGCCGGCAACTTCGACGGCGGCGGCGCCTCGTTCGCGGCCGAGGCGCTCGCCACGGCGGGAGCGACCCCGGGCGGGACCGTGACGGTGGGCACCGGTGACGCGGCGATCGCCTACCGCTGGCCCGAGCCCGTCGGTGCGCCGAACTCGGTCGCGCCGGCCGGCCAGACGATCGCGCTCGGCGGGCAGGGCACGCACCTCGCGATCCTCGCATCGGCGGCGTCGGGCTCGGGGGTGAACCCGGAGCTGACGCTCACCTACACCGATGGGACCGTCAGCAAGCAGTCGGTGTTCTTCCCGAACTGGCTGCCGCAGGCATCCGGGCTCGGGGGCGCGACCGTGGCGATCAAGTCATTGGGGCGCAACAGCGCGACGAACCCGAACGTCTACGAGTACCCGACCTACACCTACCAGGTGTACTCGAACCTCGTCCGGCTGAACCCGGCGAAGGAACTCGCCTCGGTGCTGCTGCCGACCGAGAGCCGCCTGAAGATCTTCGACTGGAAGGTCGTCTCGCAGCCGCTGCCGCCGGCACCGACGGCGTCGGCGTGGGCGTCGGACCTGCCGTGGCTGAGCGCCACGAACGGCTGGGGTGTCATCGGCAAGGACGTGGCGAACAAGGACGCCGCGAACTCGCCCGACCTGCCGCTGAAGGTCAATTACGTCGACCCCGCGACGGGCCAGTCGCCGGTGTACGCGAAGGGGCTCGGCGTGCACGCCCAGTCGAAGATCACCTATTTCGTCGGCGGCGCCTGCTCGGCGTTCACCGCGCAGGTCGGACTCGAGTACGGGTTCGGCGGCAACGTGATCTTCAAGGTCGACGCCGACGGGGCCAACCGCTACCAGTCGCGCACGTTCACTCCGGGCTTCGCGCCCGAGTCGGTGAGCGTCGACCTGACGGGCGTGCAGTACGTCGACCTGATCGTCGAGGCACCGGGCAGCATCAACGGCGCGCACGGCGTGTGGGGTGACGCGCGGTTCACCTGCGAGTGA
- a CDS encoding alpha/beta fold hydrolase — translation MPTYTDAHGVRIHYESWRVADATAVVQLVHGVGEHIGRYRELIEALNSAGYSVWADDHRGHGQTGFEQHGGDLTRIGRLGPGGLRATIESVHQFTGVIRATEGELPLVLLGHSWGSFMAQIIVNQHAGDYDGVVLSGTAYRTLLDMDAGDLNRRHRHLGSTPVEWLSRDPDVAAAFMADPYTTETPLRKLFGTIDALRLLGRPVRGLPPELPLLIMVGSDDTVGGEQSAVKLANAYARRSGLVDVELIVYEGARHEIFNETNRDEVRADLVRWLDERFAVD, via the coding sequence ATGCCGACCTACACCGACGCGCACGGCGTCCGCATCCACTACGAGTCCTGGCGCGTCGCCGACGCGACCGCGGTCGTGCAGCTCGTGCACGGGGTCGGCGAGCACATCGGGCGTTACCGCGAGCTCATCGAGGCGCTCAACAGCGCCGGTTACTCGGTGTGGGCCGATGACCATCGGGGCCACGGTCAGACGGGGTTCGAGCAGCACGGCGGCGACCTCACGCGCATCGGTCGGCTGGGTCCGGGCGGGCTGCGCGCCACGATCGAGTCGGTGCACCAGTTCACGGGGGTCATCCGCGCGACCGAGGGTGAGCTGCCGCTCGTGCTGCTCGGTCATTCGTGGGGTTCCTTCATGGCGCAGATCATCGTGAACCAGCACGCCGGCGACTACGACGGCGTGGTGCTCAGCGGTACGGCGTACCGCACGCTCCTCGACATGGACGCGGGCGACCTGAACCGCCGCCACCGTCACCTCGGATCGACGCCGGTCGAGTGGCTGAGCCGCGACCCCGACGTGGCGGCGGCGTTCATGGCCGATCCGTACACGACCGAGACGCCGCTCCGGAAGCTCTTCGGCACGATCGACGCGCTGCGGCTCCTGGGCCGCCCGGTGCGCGGGCTTCCACCCGAGCTGCCGCTGCTCATCATGGTCGGCTCCGATGACACCGTGGGCGGTGAGCAGAGCGCGGTGAAGCTCGCGAATGCCTATGCTCGCCGCTCCGGGCTCGTCGACGTGGAGCTCATCGTCTACGAGGGCGCGCGTCACGAGATCTTCAACGAGACGAATCGCGACGAGGTGCGAGCCGACCTCGTGCGGTGGCTCGACGAGCGGTTCGCCGTCGACTGA
- a CDS encoding glycoside hydrolase family 6 protein, with protein sequence MSLPSSTRSRTVAVTALLIAAFTGAGAATAAVADAGHVPAPPPGHAIDDVLAPGVPLWTNPDSTTIEAAAGLDGQSRADALLLGSFPSASWINGGTPNEAKRDVSRIVTAAHAAGEVPVLVAYNVPFRDCAQYSAGGATSLTEYEAWVDGFAKGIGNKRAVVILEPDGLGIIPWYTSNQGVAEWCQPAEADAATAASERFAMLNHAVDAFAALPNTAVYLDGTHSGWLSVGDITDRLLSAGVERADGFFLNASNYVETERLASYGNWISDCILLETEVPWWDAGWCASQYYPANPADFSTWHLTDEKYDADLAGAGLTRDPAAQTHFVIDTSRNGQGPWSAPADWPGDAEVWCNPPDRGAGVRPTTDTGDALIDAFLWIKVPGESDGKCFRGTAGPLDPIRGIEDPAAGQWFPEQARELVEFAVPSFG encoded by the coding sequence ATGTCGCTTCCCTCTTCCACCCGCAGCCGTACGGTCGCCGTCACAGCGCTCCTCATCGCCGCATTCACCGGAGCCGGCGCCGCCACCGCCGCGGTCGCCGATGCCGGCCACGTGCCGGCGCCACCGCCCGGCCACGCGATCGACGACGTGCTCGCGCCCGGGGTGCCGCTCTGGACCAACCCCGACAGCACGACCATCGAGGCCGCCGCCGGCCTCGACGGGCAATCCCGCGCCGATGCGCTCCTGCTCGGCTCCTTCCCGAGTGCCAGCTGGATCAACGGCGGCACGCCGAACGAGGCGAAGCGGGACGTCTCACGCATCGTCACCGCGGCGCACGCCGCCGGCGAGGTGCCCGTGCTCGTCGCCTACAACGTGCCGTTCCGCGATTGCGCCCAGTACTCCGCCGGCGGTGCCACGAGCCTCACCGAGTACGAGGCCTGGGTCGACGGCTTCGCCAAGGGCATCGGCAACAAGCGCGCCGTCGTGATCCTCGAGCCCGATGGGCTCGGCATCATCCCGTGGTACACCTCGAACCAGGGCGTGGCGGAGTGGTGCCAGCCTGCCGAGGCAGACGCCGCCACCGCGGCATCCGAACGGTTCGCGATGCTGAATCACGCCGTCGACGCGTTCGCCGCCCTGCCGAACACCGCCGTCTACCTCGACGGCACGCACAGCGGGTGGCTCAGTGTCGGCGACATCACCGACCGGCTGCTGAGCGCCGGCGTCGAGCGGGCCGACGGATTCTTCCTGAACGCCTCGAACTACGTCGAGACCGAACGGCTGGCATCGTACGGCAACTGGATCTCCGACTGCATCCTTCTCGAGACGGAGGTGCCGTGGTGGGACGCCGGCTGGTGCGCCAGCCAGTACTACCCGGCGAACCCGGCCGACTTCTCGACGTGGCACCTCACCGACGAGAAGTACGACGCCGACCTCGCCGGCGCCGGCCTCACCCGCGACCCCGCCGCGCAGACGCACTTCGTGATCGACACGAGCCGCAACGGCCAGGGCCCGTGGTCTGCGCCCGCCGACTGGCCGGGCGACGCCGAGGTGTGGTGCAACCCGCCCGACCGCGGCGCCGGGGTTCGCCCGACGACCGACACCGGCGACGCGCTCATCGACGCGTTCCTCTGGATCAAGGTGCCCGGCGAGTCCGACGGCAAGTGCTTCCGTGGCACCGCCGGCCCGCTCGACCCGATCCGCGGCATCGAGGACCCGGCCGCGGGCCAGTGGTTCCCCGAGCAGGCGCGAGAGCTCGTGGAGTTCGCGGTCCCGTCGTTCGGCTGA
- a CDS encoding histidine phosphatase family protein, with protein sequence MTTLYLARHGETEWHAEHRYAGSSDVPLTAHGLDQAAVLAEWAPTAGLSAIVASPLSRARRSAEPAAAAAGLPLRIDARLVEIDFGAGEGMSPGELASTYPDDWAGFERRPARHPLPGGEPGVDGIARAMPALVELATEFADARVLVVMHATLMRLLVCELVGIDPDQYRDVFPVVENCALLQLEFPWQGDSAGPARARLLGLNVPPVAVR encoded by the coding sequence ATGACGACGTTGTACCTTGCCCGCCACGGCGAGACGGAATGGCACGCGGAGCATCGCTACGCCGGTTCGTCCGATGTGCCGCTCACCGCGCACGGGCTCGACCAGGCCGCCGTGCTCGCCGAGTGGGCGCCGACGGCCGGGCTGTCGGCGATCGTCGCGTCGCCGCTCAGCCGGGCGCGCCGGAGCGCCGAACCCGCCGCTGCGGCGGCCGGACTCCCGCTGCGCATCGACGCACGTCTCGTCGAGATCGACTTCGGGGCCGGCGAGGGGATGTCGCCCGGCGAGCTCGCGAGCACCTACCCCGATGACTGGGCGGGGTTCGAGCGGCGGCCGGCGCGGCATCCGCTGCCCGGAGGCGAACCCGGCGTCGACGGCATCGCCCGGGCGATGCCCGCGCTCGTCGAGCTCGCGACCGAGTTCGCCGACGCCCGCGTGCTCGTGGTCATGCACGCCACGCTCATGCGACTGCTCGTCTGCGAGCTCGTCGGCATCGACCCCGACCAGTACCGCGACGTGTTCCCCGTGGTCGAGAACTGCGCGCTGCTGCAGCTCGAGTTCCCATGGCAGGGCGATTCGGCGGGGCCGGCGCGCGCGCGGCTGCTCGGCCTCAACGTTCCGCCGGTGGCGGTTCGCTGA